The genome window CCTTGGCCGACTTGGAATGATTGTCCTGCACGAAAGGTCGGGTAACGCCGGTCAGTTCGGCAAATCGCTTCTGGTTAAAGCTTTCATAGAAAAAGCCGCGGTCGTCACCGAACACGGTCGGTTCGAGTATCAGCACGTCAGGAATGGCTGTGGTCTGGATCTGCATGGTATTTCGGCATCGTATCAATTAGGTAGAAAGCGAAGCGCGACGCATCTCAGAATATCTTTTCGTTGAGCAAACGCAACAGATATTGACCATAGGCGTTCTTCTTCAACGGCAGGGCCAGTTGTTCCAGTTTGGCGCTGTCGATATATCCTTTGCGGTAGGCGATTTCCTCCGGGCAGGCAACTTTCAAACCTTGGCGATTTTCGATGGTGGCAATGAACTGTCCGGCTTCCAGCAACGATTCATGCGTGCCAGTATCGAGCCAGGCCATGCCGCGCCCCATCAGTTGAACGTTCAACTGGCCGCGCTCCAGATAAGTGCGGTTGACATCTGTGATTTCCAGCTCGCCACGTGGTGACGGAGCGATGCCGGCGGCAATATCGCACACCTGGCTGTCATAGAAATACAGGCCGGTGACGGCGTAGTTCGATTTTGGCTTGAGCGGTTTTTCTTCGATGCTGACGGCGCGCCGCTGTGCGTCGAAGTCGACCACGCCATAGCGTTCCGGATCGGTGACATGGTAGGCAAATACGGTCGAGCCGCTGGTACGTTCCGAGGCTTCGCGTAACTGCGTTTCAAAGTCATGGCCGTAATAGATGTTGTCGCCCAGAATCAGGGCCGATGGCGCATCGCCGACAAACTCTTTGCCAATAATGAACGCCTGTGCCAAGCCATCCGGGCTGGGCTGCACGGCATAGGTCAGGCTGATACCCCACTGGCTGCCATCACCGAGCAATTC of Janthinobacterium sp. PAMC25594 contains these proteins:
- the rfbA gene encoding glucose-1-phosphate thymidylyltransferase RfbA, with the protein product MSAAIERKGIILAGGSGTRLYPVTMAVSKQLLPVYDKPMIYYPLTTLMLAGIRDILIISTPQDTPRFQELLGDGSQWGISLTYAVQPSPDGLAQAFIIGKEFVGDAPSALILGDNIYYGHDFETQLREASERTSGSTVFAYHVTDPERYGVVDFDAQRRAVSIEEKPLKPKSNYAVTGLYFYDSQVCDIAAGIAPSPRGELEITDVNRTYLERGQLNVQLMGRGMAWLDTGTHESLLEAGQFIATIENRQGLKVACPEEIAYRKGYIDSAKLEQLALPLKKNAYGQYLLRLLNEKIF